The Haloarcula laminariae genomic sequence TACAGAATCAGTAGCAAGAGCTTTCGGTCGGGGTGTCGTCGAGCCGGCTGAATGAACAAACGTGGCCACGTTCTGAACGCGGTCCTGTTGAGTATCGGGTTAGGATACGTCCTCGACCCGTCCGGGGACGTTTCGACGTTCGCGACTATTGCCGAAGTGTTCCTTCCGGTGGTCCTGGGGGCCCTGTTCCCGGACGTCGACACCGCCTTCGGCAAGCACCGCAAGACCCTCCACAACCTGCCGGTGCTCCTGCTGTTTTTCGCCCACCCGGTGTACCACGGCGGGAACCTCCAGTGGGTGTGGCTCGGCGTCCTGACACACTACGTGCTCGACATGGTCGGGTCGCGGCGGGGCATCGCCCTCTTTTACCCCATCTCGGACACGGAGTACGGCTTCCCGACCGGCGTGACCACGTCGAGCGACCACGCCGAGGTCGTCACCGTCGCTATCACGATACTCGAACTGGCCGCCGTCGGCGCGCTGGTGTACGTCCTCCCGACGTATCTCCCGCCGGAAGCGACCGAGGTGCTGACCAACGCGCTCGGGTCGGTCGCCTAGTACACTTTCACGTCGTCGAACGCCCCGCCGTAGGCCACGTGGTCGGGGTGGGTCGGTGCCGTACCCTGCAGCATGACGCGGTCGAACTTCTCCCAGCTGTTCTCGTAGCCCAGATGCGCGAACTCGACGCCGCGGCGGAGCGTGTGAGAAACCCCCTTGCGGTGGCGGATGTCGCGGCTGACGCCCGCCCGTAGGGCGGCTGCGAAGGACGACTCGTCGGCGAAGGGCTCGTCGAAGGCGACCCACGCCTCCCCGATGGTCCCCGGGAGATGCGCGTACGACGACGTGAACGTCGGCAGCCCCGTCCGGTCGGCGAGGCGGCTGGCGCGCCGGCTGTGGTGGGGCAGGAACTTGGGGTTGTACACCTCGATGGCGTCGATGGTCTCCCGGTAGGTCTCAAGCTCCTCGGGGCCGAGACTCACCGAGAGGAAGCCGGGGTGGGGGACCAGCACCGCCGCCCCTTGTCGCTGCAGTTCGGCCATGGTCCCGTCGAGCGTCAGGAAGTCGGGCACCATCTCCTCCAGGCCCACGGCAAGTATGTGGCGCCGTCGCTGCCAGGTCCCGGTGAACAGCTCGCGGCCGGGGTAGACGGTGAGTTCCTCGTCGGAGAACGACCGCGCCTTGGCCCGGATGTCGGGCAGGCGGGTGAAGTGGGGTGCATACACCAGCGCGTCGAGCCCGCGCGCTTTCGCTCGTTCGACGACCTGGTCGTCGAGAACCTTCACGTGCAGGTCGACGGTGAACCCCTCGCTCGTCACGGGTCGGGTTACCCCGGTCGCCCCATTATGGGTTTCTATTTCGGGAAGTGTCGCTGTGCCGTGGCGAACGCTTTTACCATCGGGGTGCCTGCCTCACAGCAATGCCACGCTGGGAGTGTGCCATCGAGGGCGACGACAGCCAGTTCGACCGCGTCGAGGAGCTCATCGTCCACCAGTCGAAAGAGCACGACCGCATCACCTGCAAGGTCTGTGGGACCGTCGTCCCCGACGGCTACTTCGCCATCAAGCACGCCTTCGACGAACACTCCCGCGCCGAGTACGTCCGCGCCTACGACGCCTCCGCCGCGGAGGTCCGCCGGCGCGAGAACATCAAGGAGTCCATCGAGTCCGAGGCGGACATGAACGAAGTCATCGAGCGCCTGGAAGGGTGAGGCCGCCAGCCACCCCGAACTGACGGCGGTCAGGGCCGCGACCGGAGATAGCCCCCGACCCCGATGGCGACCGCCCCGAACAGCACCGACCCCAGCCGCAGGAGGGTCCCCCTGTGGGTCGCCGGCGGCGTCCCCTGCCGGACCGTCAGCATGTCGTACGTCGCAATCACCTGTCGCCGCTGTTCGACCCGCTGCTCTCTCGACTGCTCGGGCGACGTCTCCGTGGTCTCACCGCCCGACGCCGTCCGACCGTCCGCCGCTTCCTCGGAATTCGGCGACTCAACCCTGATACGGTCGACCGGCTCGTCGGGCGGCGGGAGGTCGGCGTTGTCGGGCCGCTCGATGACGACGCTGGTGCGTCGCTGGCGCTCCTCGTACTCCTCCGAGGTAGTCACCTCGCCGACGTTGTTCGCCTCGTCGTACGGGAACTCGGGTGCCCCCTCGCCGACCGGCACGGTGTACTCGTGGTTCGGGGAGCGCAGCGAGGACACGTATATCTCCTGACCCCGCTCGGAGAGGTTTTCGTACGCGATGACGGTGTAGCCCTCGGCTTCGAGTTGCGAGCGGTTCTCCATCGTCCCGTCGCCGGTGTCGTGGTAGAGCACCTGCTGGACCGGGAACAGGGCCGGAACGAGCAGCGCGGCGACACCGACCACGAGCAGGACCATCGCCGCGGTCCGGGCCGTGTCGTCGACCATCAGAGGTCCGCCCCCTGGAACCGCCAGTAGCCAAGCGCCAGTGGCACCGCCAGCCAGACGGCGAAGACCAGCAGCGACATCTCGTCACCGAGATACGCCGGCAGCGTATCGCCCTCCCCGGCCCGCTGGAGGACCTCCCGCTCGAACTCAGAGGGAACCACGAGGTTCATCGCCTTCCGGTAGGCGATAAGCGGGCTGGTGTAGAGGATGGCGTTGTAGAGGTCGACGTTCGCCTCGAACCCCAGCAGCGTCTGGTGGACGTACCGGACGAGCAAGGCGACGCTGACCCCCGGGATGACATACAGCAACACCAGCCCGAAGTACGACCCCACCGCGGCGGCGATGGCCCGGCTCCGCTCGGCGACGGCGGCCGACAGCGACACGGCGACGGCAACGAAGACGGCCGCGTAGAGCCACGAGACGACGAACATCCCGACGATGACGCCCAGCGGGAGGGCGCCGTTGCGGGCCACGGCCATCGCGGTGGCAGTGGCGAACATGAACGCGACCCCGGCCGTGACGACGCCGAGCCGGCTCGCCAGCTTCCCGAGGAACACGTCGCGGCGGCTGTTTGGCAGCCCCAGCAGGAACTTCACGCCGCCGCTCTCCCGTTCCCCGGCGATGGCCATGTAGCTGGCCACCAGCGCGACGATGGGGAGGAGGAGTCCGAAGACCCCGCCCATGGTCCGGAACAGCTGTATCACGGTCTCCCGCGGGGTGAGCCGATAGCCCGAGACGCCGAAGGCGATGACCGCCGTCATCAGGCCCAGAAACGTCGCCACGGCCCACAGCGCCCGGGACCGCCGCGCCGCCGTGAAGTCCTTCCGGGTGACATCGCGCAGCGTCACTGCGGGACCTCCTCGGCGGCGCGAGCGTCGTCGCGGCCGCCGCCGGTCAGGTCGTTGAACAGCGTCTCCAGGGAGACCGTCTCGGAGCGGATGTCCTCGACGGTCGCGCGCTCGGCGACGTGGGTGACCACGTCGACCTTCGCGGCCGGGTCGGTGCAGTCGACCACCAGCGTCCGGTCCTCGACGGTCGCCCGCGCGACCCCGGACAGGGCGTCGACGCCGAGTCCCGTCGGCGGCGTCGTACAGTCCAGATGCAGGGTGGCGTGTCCGCCCGCGTTCTCGCGCAGCCCTTCGATGCTGTCGACGGCGACCAGTTCGCCCTCGTTCATCACGCCCACCCGGTCGCTGACCGCCTCGACCTCCGAGAGGATGTGACTGGAGAAGAAGACGGTCGTCCCCTGGTCGGCCCGCTCGCGGACCACGTCGCGCAGCTGCTGGATGCCGTTGGGGTCCAGCCCCGTCGAGGGCTCGTCCAGAATCAGGAGGTCGGGGTCGTCCACCAGCGCGATGGCGAACGCCAGGCGCTGTTGCATCCCCTTGGAGTAGTCACCGGCCATGCGGCCGCCGTCGCCGGCCAGCCCCACGAGGTCGAGGAGTTCGTCGGGGTCGTCGTCGGCCCGCTTCGTCCGGATAGCCCACGAGAGATACTCCCGCCCCGTCAGGGGGTCGTCGAAGCCGTACCCCTCCGGGAGCACCCCGACCCGCTCGCGTATCGCCTCGGGGTCGGTCTGTGCGTCCTGTCCGAGCACCTCGACGCTCCCCGCCGTCGGGCGGATGAAATCCAGCAGGAGGTTGATGGTCGTCGACTTCCCCGCGCCGTTGGGCCCGAGAAAGCCAAAGACCTCCCCCTCGTCGATTGTGAGGTCGAGGTCGTCGACCGCGACCACGTCACCGAAGCGCTTCGTCAGCCCGTCCGTTCGAATAGCTGCCATCTTATAACCGAACCGTCATCACATGGGAGTGTAAAACTTCCCGACGGTTCGACCGGATTTTGACCGACGGCTCGGGGACGACGTTGTACAATCAGGCCTGTATCGGGGGCCAGTACATGTTACATGTCCGAAAACGGACGCGGAGGGAGACCGCTCGTAACTCGGTGGTTGCGGAGAGAGCTATCTCCACCTGGGGCTCATCGGCGGCCGAAACGTGAGCGAAAATGCGGGACCTCATGGTTCGTAGGACCCCCGGTCCCACGCTCATCACGAAAAGCGCGTCGCGTCTTTCGGACGACTCAGTTCGGTCCCGCGAACCGGCGGCTTCACCGCCGGGGAGAGACCGCCCTTCGGCGCCTCACGGGTCGCTGCGCTCCCCGCTCGACCTGTCCGAAGAGCGCTTCAGCGCTCTTCGCTATCCAGCACGCGAATCTGGTCCCCGCGCACGGTGACCGGAATCGGGACCGTCGCCTCGTACAGTTCGACGGTGACCTGGTCCTTGCCCTCGTCGATGCGCTGGACCTGGGCCTTCTCGCCCTTGAACGGGCCGGCGATGAGTTCGACGATGTCGCCCTCGGCGATGCCCTCCACGTCGGGTTTCGGCGAGAGGAAGTGTTCGACCTCCGCCATCGAGGACTCGCCCTGGACGACGCCGTTGGCGTGGGGAATCTCGTCGAGGATGCGGTCGAAGACGTTGTGGTCGTCGGCCTCGACCATGACGTAGCTCGTCAGCGAATCGGGCGCCAGCGCCGCGTGGATGTCGGGCTCCTCGCGGTTGATTATCATGTCCGCGACGGTCCGCTCCTGGCTCGCCGTGGTTTTGACTGCGTAGATACCCATCTGCTTACACCGGCTTGCTGCCCGGGACGAACGTCATCAGGGCGAAGATGATGAAGCCGATGAGTCCCACCAGGACGATACCGGCACCGGCAATCTTTGCAATCTGTGAGAACTCCTCCCAGTCGGGCGTACTCGCCAGTTTGAGTACGCGAACGTAGGAGGTGAGGTCGTACGGAACGTTCATGCGTGGCCCTATCCGCCGGTGGCTTTTCTATATTGTGGTCGGCGTCGGTGGCGGCTAACCCCGCTCAGTCATCGGCGACGGCGCTCGGGCCCGCACTGGCGGGCGTCGCCGTCGGGGCCGCTCCCGAGTCCCGGTCGAGTGCCTGCACCGTCTTCGACATCTGTTCGGAGACCACAGTCTGTTGCTCGCACAGCCGCTGGGTGGCGGCCCGCAACTGCTCTACGGCGTCGCCGAGACCGGTCGTGTTGGTGTTGAGTTCCGCCATCGAGTCCCCGAGGTCCGAGAGCGCGCTGCCCACGTCGGTGTCGTCAGCCGCTGCGTCTGTGGCCATACAACGAACGAAGCACCAGGCGCGGGTGTGGGTACCCCCTAACTAGTTAGCATCAGTCGCGCCCGGCGCCGTCCCCGGACAGGCGGCTGACGGTGGCGTTTATCTCGTCGACCTGTCGGGCCTGTTCCTGGGTGCTCTCGGCGGTCGCCTGCATCTCGGCGGAGATGTCTTCGGCCCGCTCGACCACCTGGTCGAGCATACTCGCTATCTCTTCGGTGCTTGCGGCCTGGTCGTTCGTCGCCGCGGACACCTGTTCGATGCCCTCGGCCGTCTCCTCGATGGCGGTGACGATGTCGGTCAGCGCCTCGGTGGCCGACTCGACCTGTTCGATACCGCGCTCGACCTGCTCGGTCGTCTCCTCCAGGTTCTCGACGGTCTCCTGGGTGTCGGCCTTGATGCGCCCGACCATCTTCTCTATCTGCGAGGCCCGTTCCTGGGACTCCTCGGCGAGGTTCTTGACCTCGTCGGCGACGACGGCGAAGCCCTCGCCGGCCTCGCCGGCTCTGGCGGCCTCGATAGAGGCGTTCAGCGCCAGCATGTTCGTCTCGTCGGCTATCTCGTCGATGACGTCGACGATTTCGTCTATCTCGTCCATCCGGTCCCGCAGCGAGGTCACGTCGTCGGTGACTTCCGCGGCCGACTCGCCGACCTTCTGCATCACGCGCTCGGTCTCCTCGGCGGTCTCCTGGACCTCCGAGGCGGCCTCGTCGGCGTTTCGGGCCGTCGAGGCCACCTGGTCGCTCGTCGAGGCTATCTCCTCGACGGTCGCCGAGAGGTTCGACACCTCTTGGCTGACGCTCGCGAGGGCCTCCGACTGCTCGTCGGAGATGTCGGACACGCGCTGGCTGCTGTCCGCGACCGACTCGACGGAGTCGTGGAGGTCGTCGGTCCGGCCGGCGACGTCCGAAACGATGTCGTCGAGCCGCGCCGCCATCTGGTTGAGCGAGTCGACGACGTCGAGCAGCTCGTCGTCGACGTACCCGGTCTCGTCGACGGACGCGCGTGACTGGAGGTGCCCGGCCTCGATGTCGGCCATCGTCGACTGCAGCTCGGCGACTATCCCCCGGAGCTGCTCCTGCCGTTTGGCGTCCTCGGTCCGGTCCTGTATCATCTCGACGACGCCGGTCAGTTCGCCGTCGTCGTCGTATATGGGCGCGGCGCTGAACCGGATGTGTCGGTCCTCGCCGCGGGCGTCTTTCATCACGCTCTCGTCGGCGTACAGCGCGTAGTCGACGTCGTCGACGCGGGGCACGTCGTACTCCTCGTCGCAGTCTTCCGGGGCCTCTATCACCTTCTCTGCGAGGGTCATCGACCGCCGCCCGTCGTGGTAGAACGCCGGCCCGACGACGCCGTGTTCCTCCGTGAGTTCGACCGCTCCGGCCTGGGACTCCCCCGTCAGGGCCGCGAGCGAACTGTTCCAGTGCAGAATGTCGCCGTCGGCGTCGAGAACGAAGATAGGCGTGTCGATGCGGTCGAGAATCATCCGGTAGTGGAGTTCGTCGGGAGCCCGGGTAGGGTCGGTCACCACGCCACCGTCCGGCGTCGCCTCTCTGTCCGCATCTGTCGGTCGGTCCTCTCTTCGCATATGGAACAACAACTCTTGGACGGTGGTATAATATTTATCATAATAGAACAATATGAATTCGGATTACGTTCGGCAGACGCCGAAGCGCTCCGTACTGCGCCTCGCTGCTGCCCGACTATCGAGGACGCCACAGGTGACCGCTCCGCCTAGATACAGAGCCTCGAACGGAGACCGGTCAGTCCACGTAGTCGATTTCTTCGCTGGCCTGCTGGCCCGCTCGCGCCTGCTGACCCTCGCTTTGCCCGTAAATCTGTGGGCTCTCGACGCCGGTGACCACTATCATCGTCTCCATTTTCCCCTCGAAGTCGTTGTTGACGGAGGCGCCCCAGATGATGCGGGCGTCGGGGTCGATGCGGTCGTATATCTCCTCGACGACGCCCTCGGCCTCCTCGATGGACATGTCGGGACCGCCGACGACGTTGACCAGGGCGGAGTTGGCGCCGTCGAACTCCACGTCCAAGAGCGGCGAGCGAAGCGCCGACCGGATGGAGTCTTGGGCCTTGTTCTCAGAGTCGCTCTCGCCCAGCCCTATCATGGCGACGCCGCCGTTCTCCATGATAGTCCGGACGTCGGCGAAGTCCACGTTGACCAGGCCGGGCTTGGTAATCAGTTCGGTCATCCCCTTGACCGAGCGCATCAGCACGCGGTCACAGATTTTGAAGGCGTCCTGCAGGGGCATGCTGGGGGCGTAGTCCAGCAGGCGGTCGTTCGGAACGACGATGACGGTGTCGGAAACGGAGCGCAGGCGTTCGAGGCCGGCGTCGGCGTTGGCCCGTCGGCGTTCGCCCTCCGCGGTGAAGGGGATGGTGACGATGGAGATAGTGAGCGCCCCCTCCTCCTGTGCGGCCTGGGCGACGACGGGGGCGGACCCGGTTCCCGTTCCGCCGCCGAGCCCGGCCGTGACGAAGACCATGTCAGACCCCGAGATAGACTGCTGGATGTCCTCGATATCCTCCTGGGCGGCTTCTTCGCCTATCTTCGGGACCGAGCCGGCACCGCGACCGCCGGTGCGCTCGCGGCCCATCAGAATCTTCGTGTCGGCCTCCACCTCGTCGGCGAGGTGCTGGGCGTCCGTGTTCGCGGCGACCAGCTTCGCGCCGTGGATGCCCTCCTCCATCATCCGCGTGACCGTGTTGCCGCCGGCGCCGCCACAGCCGACGACGGTTATCTTGGTTTCGAGGTCCTTGACGACGCTCGCGAGCTCGTCGTCGGTCATCGTCCCGGACGTGGAGGGGTCCTCCCGCTCCGGGGTCGGTTCGTGCTGGCTGTTGGCCTCGGGGTCAGCGCTCTCCTCGCGCTCCCCTTCGGCCTCGTCGATGGCGTCGTCGATAATCGAGTCCATATTTAAATCCCCGTTGCAGACGAACACTCATTAGTTTTCCCCCTGTGTCAGACGGATGACTGACAGCTCTGCGGCCACTCTCGGGCCGATTTCTTACAACGTAAAGCGACGTATACGCTCGCTGTGGACCGTCTCCGGCTCTATCTCCCGCCCGTCGACCTCGACGGACCGGCCGGCGGACAGCTTCCCGTACTTCGGCCCTTCGGGGATGCCGAGCGTCTCGGCGAGCTCCGGGTCGAACCGCTGCTCGCGGGCGCGCAGCCCGTCGCCGTCGCGCTCGACGCTGTCGTAGCGCTCCCGGAGGACATCGGCCAGCGCGTCGACGACGGCCGAGCGCTCGGCCCCCGCGGCCAGGACGGCCGGCCCGGTGACGACGGTGCCCTGCTGTGTCGTCCCGAACGCGAGCGTGTTCGCCGCGAACCAGTCGCGGACGCGCTCGGCGTCGATACCGGTCGCCTCCGAGACGAGCTCCTCGGGCAGGGTCACGACGTCCCAGTCGTCCGGCGGGTCCGTCGCCGCCTCGCCGAAGCGGAGGCCGTCGTCGACGGGGCCGACCGCTGCCTCCACCGACTCGACGAACCCGAGCGGGACGCCGGTCGTCTCGCGGACGAACCGCTCGCCCACGACGCGGTAGCCCAGCGACTCGACCGTCTCGGCGAGGTCGGGGTGGCCGCCGGTGACGAGCGCGTACTCCGCGCCGCTGGCCGCGACAGCGCGCCCGAGGACGGTCTCGTACTGGTCGTCGATGTCGCCTGCCGACGTATCGTCCGCGAGCCGCACCCATTCGCTCAGGTCCGACAGACACCAGTCGGCCCCGATGTGACCGACCGCCCAGTCGGTCTCCCGGGCGACCCGCTCGAACTGGGGGACGTAGTGGCCCCCGCCGAAGCCGACGAGCTGGCGGCGGCGTCCCCCCTCGTCGGGCGCGTCGGCCGGGACGCCCCGCAAGTCCAGAATCGCCCTGGCGGCTGCCCGCGCCGCCCCGGGGTCGCGCCACTGTGGCTCGGCGCTGCCGACCTCCACGAACATCGACGGGACGCCCACCTCGGTCGGGCCGTGGTGGGTACACTCCATCCCCACGTCGTACCCGTCGGGGGCGTGGTCCGCCAGCGCGTCGAGGACGGCGCGGTGGGCGTTCGGGGCGGCGCGTGCGAAGCGGCCGCTCTCGCCGCCGTACTCGGCCTCGCCGAAGTTCCCGGTGTGATGGGCTGTCAGCAACTGTCCGGTCTCGCCGGCGTGTTTGGAGGCGAAGACCAGCAGTTCGGGGTCGTCGAACGCCGTCGCCGCGTGTTCGAGTTCCAGGTGGGGCCCGTCGAACTCCCGGAGTTCGGCCCCGTCGGTCCGGTAGACGGTCCCGCCGCCGTCGGCGTCGGAGCGGTCGTCGTCGACCGTCTCGGTCCAGTCGGCCGCGTCGAGCAGTTGCTCGCCGATGTGCGTACTGGCCTCGTCGGCCCGCGAAACGACGATAGCGAGCATCAGTCCGCCAGCTCCTCGTGGACCGGCTCACGGCCTATCGCGGTCCGGAAGGCGTCCCCGGCCAGCCCGAACAGCTCCGCGAGGGCCCGCCGCCGTAGCGCAAACAGCGCCGTCCCGATGACGAGGTACAGCACGGCGTAGCCGACGAGTAGCTCGTAGCTGTCGAACGGCAGCCCCACGAGGTCCCGGATGAGGGCGAATTCGAGTATGACCTGGGAGATGAACAGCCCGAAGAGGACGACGGCCTCGCGGATGGATATCTCGAAGTTACAGAGGATGGCCAGCGCGAAGTACGACTGGGCGGCGGTAATCCAGATTTCGGCGGCCTGCTTCTGGTCGAACGGCAAGGTCCCGAGGCCGCCCAGCGCGATGGAGTAGACGACGGCGATGGTCCCGATGAGCAGCGTCCACTGGTTGAGCTTCGAGGAGATGAGCGCGTTGAACCCGGCCGTCGACCGGGCCTTGTTGACCAACACCGCGACGACGATGAGTTCGGGCGACTCGCTGGCCAGCGGTGCGACCCACTGAATCATGAAGAACTCGGGGATGCCGTTCTGGAGGCCGATTTCCTCCAGACCGTGGGCAAAGGGCTCGACGGCGGTGAAGATGAGCAGCCCGGAGTACGCAAACAGCGTGAGGACGACGAGCGGGCGCCACGGCAGCGACCAGCCCTGGAAGTACTTGGGGACGCCGACGGTGTGGTCGGAGGTCTCCACGTCGGACTTCAGGACGAGCCCGATGTAAGTGACGTACAGCCCGACCAGGAACAGCGTATCGAGCAGCCCGATGCCGCCCCCCAGCGGGACGAGGAAGGCCCACCCGGTCGCCAGAAAGAGGAAGGTTATCTCGGTCGCGATGTCGCGGTCCAGCGCGACCGCGTCGTTGAGGAGCCCGTCGCGGTTCTTGACTGCCGGGTCCCGGGTCTTGGCCGCCCGCCAGACGGTGAAGACGGCGATACCGGCCCAGCCGATGCCGATGAGGATGCGGTTCGCGCCGGTCATGTTCGCGATGGCCAGGTTCGCGTCGTGACAGCCCCGGGCCAGCGTCGTCCCGCTTGCCTCTATCTCTGCGGCGGTCAGCTGGCTACATGCCTCTGCCGTCGCGCCGCCCGCCCCGGCGTTCCAGGCGTACAGCGCGTCGACGGCGTACTCGGGCGCGACCGCGAGCACCGCGAGGACGGCGATAGCGAAGGCCCTGGGTACGTCCTTCTCCGCGGTCTCGGCGCCCCACGCCAGCAGAAACGACGCGCCGAGAACGGCCAGTCCGCTCACCCCGACGGTCGCCACGTTGTCGAGTTCGATACCGAGGAGCAACACGGCGACCCAGCCGACGGTCAACAGCGCTGCGGCCCCGACCTGCACGAGTGGATGACGGAGGCGACTCACTAGGCGTTCACAGCGGCGGTCAGGTGGAAAAGGTTGCGAAACGTCCGCTAGTAGGGGGGAACTACGCCGCCGTTTCCGTCTCCCCTGCCTGTGGTACGTCCCGCCGACGCCCCCGCCCGCGACCGGAGCGTGGCGTTCAATAGCGGGGGCCACGCCCACGGAGGTATGGAAGTCTACGGACTCATCGGGAACCCGGTCGGGCACTCGCTGTCGCCGCCGATGCACGAGGCGGGCTACGACGCCCTGGGCATCGACGCGAAGTACGTCACGTTCGAGCCGCCGGCCGACGAGGGGGCGGCGGCCGTCGAAGCGGCCGACAGGCTCGGTGTCGCGGGGCTGAACGTCACTCTCCCGTTCAAGCAGGACGTACTCGAGGCCGTCGAGACCGACGACCTCGCCGCGCGTATCGGCGCGGTCAACACTATCGACCTGACTGGTGAGACGCCGCGAGGGTACAACACGGACGCCGTCGGCGCGGTCCGCGCGCTCGACCACCACGACGTGGCCCTCGATGGGACGGCGGTCGTCGTCGGCGCTGGCGGGGCCGGCCGCGCCGTCGCCTTCGGGCTGGCCGACGAGGGGATGACCGTCGAGATAGCCAACCGGACGGCCTCGAAGGCCGACGACCTGGCCGCCGAGGTGCCCGGCGCGGGCGGGCACTCGCTCGACGGGCTCGACGACCTGCTGTCCGGCGCCGACGTGCTGGTCAACTGCACCAGCGTCGGGATGGACGAGGACGCGACGCCGGTCCCCGCCGACGCGCTGCACGGCGACCTCGCGGTCCTCGATGCGGTGTACTCCCCAATCGAGACGCGGTTGCTCCGGGACGCCGCGGCGGCCGGGGCGACGACCGTCGACGGCGCGTGGATGCTGCTGTACCAGGGCGTCGAGGCGTTCGAGCGCTGGACCGGCGAGACGGCGCCGGTCGACCCGATGAACGCGGCGCTTCGGGACGGCCTCTGAGACGGGCTGTCGCGGACGCGGACCCGGTGGCGGCGCGGCTCCGGACAGGGAGACGCGGTCCGCCTGAGGAGTACTCTACCAGCAAGAGATTAGTGTCGGGGCACAGAACAGGAGCGTATGGGTTTGCTTCAGAAGCTGAAATCAGCACTCGGGCTCGACGAAACGGGGTCGTCGGAGTCGGGTCGCTCCGGCGACGTGGACGTCACCGTCGAGCGTGAGCCCTCGACGGAGGACGAGGACGCGGTCAAGGGAACCGAGACGGCCAGTAGTGGGGAGTCGACGGGCGAACCGGATGGCCCGGGGACCAACGGCGCCGAGAGCGGGGACTCGTCGGTCGAGGAGGCCGAGGTATCGGCCGGCGAGCCCGACACGGCCGCTGCGAGCGCGAGTGACGCAGCCGACGACGCCAACGCGGACACTGTCGACGACACTGAAGCTGACACTGTCGACGACACCGACGCGGATACCGAAGCCGACGACGCCGATGCGGACACCGAACCTGACGACACTGCTGCGGACACAGCTGACGACGACACTGACACGGACACTGCAGCAGACGACTCCGACGCGGACGCGCCCGCCGACACGGCGGGCAGCACCGACCCCGTCACGGAGCTGAACGGCATCGGTCCGGCCTACGGGGACCGACTCGCCGGTGCGGGCATCGACACTGTCGGCGAGCTGGCCGACGCCGACGCCGCCGACCTGGCGGACCGCATCGAACTCGGCGAGAGCCGCGTCGCCGGCTGGATAGAGCAGGCCAACAGCTACTGATTCTGCGACGGTATCGGCTGTCCGGCCGGCGCGGCGCCGGGATACTGCCCGAACCGCAAACGAGTTACCCGCCGGGCTGTTGCTACCGGTAATGCCACGGGTCGAGACGAGCCGCGACGCCTACGAGGCTCTCGCTGCCGACGCGCCGCCGTCGGCCCGGATTCCCGTCGTCGTCTCGGTCACCGTCGACGACCCCTTCGCGGCGTACCGCCGGGCTCGCGACCCGACCGGCGGCGTCTATCTCGGGACGACCGGCGGGCAGTCGGGCTGGGGCTACTTCGCGACTGCGCCCGCCGAGTTCGTCGAGGTCGGGCCCGACGACAGCCCGGCGCTCGCCGCACTGGCCGACGCGCTGGCCGGCGACACCCTCGTCCGGGGCGACTGTGAGGTCCCCTACCCGTGCGGCGCTATCGGCTGGCTCTCCTACGATGTCGTCCGCGAACTGGAGTCCCTCCCGTCGAGCGCCGTCGACGACCGCGCCCTGCCACGCCTGCAGCTCGCCACTTACGACCGCGTCGCCGCCTGGCCGGAGCCCCGCGGCGACGGGCCGGTCGAACTCACGATTACGGCGTGTCCGCGCCTGCGCGACCACGAGTCCGCCGGCGCGGCCTACGAGTTCGCCCGCCAGCACGCCCTGGAGCTGGCTCGCACGGTCGGCGAGGGCGACCCCTCCGTGGGCGACCCGCCGGCGTCGACCGACAGCGCCGCCTTCGAGAGCGACTGCACGCGCGAGGCCTTCGCCGAGCGCGTCCGGACCGTCAAGCAGTACGTCCGCGACGGCGACACCTTCCAGGCCAACGTCTCACAGCGCCTCTCGGCGCCCGCCGCCGTCCACCCGGTCGAGGCGTTCGACGCCCTCCGTCGGGTGAACCCGGCGCCGTACTCGGCGCTGGTGGAGTTCCCC encodes the following:
- a CDS encoding DUF7565 family protein, with translation MPRWECAIEGDDSQFDRVEELIVHQSKEHDRITCKVCGTVVPDGYFAIKHAFDEHSRAEYVRAYDASAAEVRRRENIKESIESEADMNEVIERLEG
- a CDS encoding ABC transporter ATP-binding protein; this translates as MAAIRTDGLTKRFGDVVAVDDLDLTIDEGEVFGFLGPNGAGKSTTINLLLDFIRPTAGSVEVLGQDAQTDPEAIRERVGVLPEGYGFDDPLTGREYLSWAIRTKRADDDPDELLDLVGLAGDGGRMAGDYSKGMQQRLAFAIALVDDPDLLILDEPSTGLDPNGIQQLRDVVRERADQGTTVFFSSHILSEVEAVSDRVGVMNEGELVAVDSIEGLRENAGGHATLHLDCTTPPTGLGVDALSGVARATVEDRTLVVDCTDPAAKVDVVTHVAERATVEDIRSETVSLETLFNDLTGGGRDDARAAEEVPQ
- a CDS encoding transcription elongation factor Spt5; translated protein: MGIYAVKTTASQERTVADMIINREEPDIHAALAPDSLTSYVMVEADDHNVFDRILDEIPHANGVVQGESSMAEVEHFLSPKPDVEGIAEGDIVELIAGPFKGEKAQVQRIDEGKDQVTVELYEATVPIPVTVRGDQIRVLDSEER
- a CDS encoding protein translocase SEC61 complex subunit gamma, whose translation is MNVPYDLTSYVRVLKLASTPDWEEFSQIAKIAGAGIVLVGLIGFIIFALMTFVPGSKPV
- a CDS encoding metal-dependent hydrolase; translation: MNKRGHVLNAVLLSIGLGYVLDPSGDVSTFATIAEVFLPVVLGALFPDVDTAFGKHRKTLHNLPVLLLFFAHPVYHGGNLQWVWLGVLTHYVLDMVGSRRGIALFYPISDTEYGFPTGVTTSSDHAEVVTVAITILELAAVGALVYVLPTYLPPEATEVLTNALGSVA
- a CDS encoding PHP domain-containing protein, translating into MTSEGFTVDLHVKVLDDQVVERAKARGLDALVYAPHFTRLPDIRAKARSFSDEELTVYPGRELFTGTWQRRRHILAVGLEEMVPDFLTLDGTMAELQRQGAAVLVPHPGFLSVSLGPEELETYRETIDAIEVYNPKFLPHHSRRASRLADRTGLPTFTSSYAHLPGTIGEAWVAFDEPFADESSFAAALRAGVSRDIRHRKGVSHTLRRGVEFAHLGYENSWEKFDRVMLQGTAPTHPDHVAYGGAFDDVKVY
- a CDS encoding ABC transporter permease, whose protein sequence is MTLRDVTRKDFTAARRSRALWAVATFLGLMTAVIAFGVSGYRLTPRETVIQLFRTMGGVFGLLLPIVALVASYMAIAGERESGGVKFLLGLPNSRRDVFLGKLASRLGVVTAGVAFMFATATAMAVARNGALPLGVIVGMFVVSWLYAAVFVAVAVSLSAAVAERSRAIAAAVGSYFGLVLLYVIPGVSVALLVRYVHQTLLGFEANVDLYNAILYTSPLIAYRKAMNLVVPSEFEREVLQRAGEGDTLPAYLGDEMSLLVFAVWLAVPLALGYWRFQGADL